The Pungitius pungitius chromosome 10, fPunPun2.1, whole genome shotgun sequence genome has a window encoding:
- the LOC119228877 gene encoding trace amine-associated receptor 13c-like, whose protein sequence is MLLSSISLLTVALNLLVIISISHFKQLHTPTNLLLLSLAISDFFVDLLMIFQIMIIDGCWLLGDLMCSLWLILSSIILSSSAGTMVLISVDRYVAICYPLHYFTKVKPKRVQVCVCLCWMFAALFNSLLLKDNLQQPGRYNSCIGECVTKINYIVGLIDLIISFLFPITVIIILHIRIFGVAVYQARAMRSHIAVVTMKVTVKKSEMKAARNLGVVVVVFLICVCPYFCFTLTSQNNLYTTSSVTILVWLIHLNSCLNPLIYAILYPWFRKSIKVIVTLQILKPGSCRTNML, encoded by the coding sequence GCAGCTCCAcacccccaccaacctcctcctcctctctctggccaTCTCAGATTTCTTCGTGGACCTCTTAATGATCTttcaaataatgataatagacggctgctggttgctcggtgatctcatgtgttctctttggttgATTCTATCATCCATTATTCTCTCGTCCTCAGCAGGAaccatggtgctcatatcagtagatcgatatgtggctatttgttatcctctgcattacttcaccaaagtcaaaccaaaaagagttcaagtctgtgtttgtctgtgttggatgtttgctgcGTTATTCAATAGTTTGCTGCTTAAGGATAACCTGCAACAACCAGGCAGGTATAACTCCTGCATAGGAGAGTGTGTCACCAAAATTAACTACATTGTTGGTCTTATTGATCTgattatttctttcctttttcctattactgttattatcattctacatattagaatatttggggtggctgtgtatcaggctcgtgccatgcggtctcacattgcagttgtgacaatgaaagtaaccgttaaaaagtctgaaatgaaagcagccaggaatcttggtgttgttgtagttgtgtttctgatatgcGTTTGTCCATATTTTTGTTTCACTCTTACATCCCAAAATAACTTGTACACAACCTCATCTGTAACCATTCTAGTATGGTTGATTCATTTGAACTCCTGtctcaaccctctgatctatgccattctctacccctggttcagaaaatCTATTAAGGTCATTGTTACACTTCAGATACTGAAGCCTGGTTCCTGTCGGACCAACATGCTTTAG
- the LOC119228878 gene encoding trace amine-associated receptor 13c-like, with translation METLVGTELCFPQLINTSCRKLTRPHLEGMLIYMLLSSISLLTIALNLLVIISISHFKQLHTPTNLLLLSLAFSDFFVGLFMIFQIMMRDGCWLLGDLMCSLWLILASIIISSSVGTMVLISVDRYVAICYPLHYFTKVKANRVQVCVCLCWMFAALIYSLLMKDNLEHPGRYNSCIGECVVEVNYIVNLFDLIVTFICPITVIVILHMRIFGVAVYQARAMRSHIAVVTTKVTGKKSEMKAARNLGVVVVVFLICICPYYCFTLMSQNNLYTTSSVTIVIWLAQFNSCLNPLIYAILYPWFRKSIKVIVTLQILKPGSCRTNML, from the exons atggaaaccttggtgggaactgaactttgctttccacaactcatcaacacctcctgcagaaagctAACTCGTCCTCACTTAGAAGGAATGCTGATTTACATgttgttgtcctccatctctctgctcactatagctctcaacctgctggtcatcatctccatctcccacttcaa GCAGCTCCAcacccccaccaacctcctccttctctctctggcctTCTCAGATTTCTTCGTGGGCCTCTTCATGATCTTTCAAATAATGATGAGAGATGGCTGCTGGTTGCTCggtgatctcatgtgttctctttggttgATTCTAGCATCCATTATTATATCGTCCTCAGTAGGAACCATGGTGCTTATATCAGTGgatcgatatgtggctatttgttatcCTCTGCATTACTTCACCAAAGTCAAAGCAAATAgagttcaagtctgtgtttgtctgtgttggatgtttgctgctttaATTTACAGTTTGCTGATGAAGGATAACCTGGAACATCCAGGCAGGTATAACTCCTGCATAGGAGAGTGTGTTGTTGAAGTGAACTACATCGTTAATCTTTTTGATCTGATTGTTACATTCATTTGCCCCATCACTGTTATTGTCATTCTACATATGAGAATATTTGGGGTGGCTGTGtatcaggctcgtgccatgcgGTCTCACATTGCAGTTGTGACAACGAAAGTAACTggtaaaaagtctgaaatgaaagcagccaggaatcttggtgttgttgtagttgtgtttctgatatgcATTTGTCCATATTATTGTTTCACTCTTATGTCCCAAAATAACTTGTACACAACTTCATCTGTAACCATTGTGATATGGTTGGCTCAGTTTAACTCCTGtctcaaccctctgatctatgccattctctacccctggttcagaaaatcaattaaggtCATTGTTACACTTCAGATACTGAAGCCTGGTTCCTGTCGGACCAACATGCTTTAG